The following proteins come from a genomic window of Pseudochaenichthys georgianus chromosome 17, fPseGeo1.2, whole genome shotgun sequence:
- the LOC117462263 gene encoding polyamine-transporting ATPase 13A3-like isoform X1, producing MKTKEPTIINQGLEDEMEVWGYRPCVWKMILVGVGTVCSGGLLLLLLYWLPEWGVKGTCTHTSLRDAHTLLLRTTDEFSRWFRAKVHVMLAPGREPFDSLDRMSTAPLPNGAGDYGISAAHDEHHGKYEAPVQVPHIETILYFTHHSTKYYWNDMMQNFEFYIGLEDVKVSCASIHSDHSAGLSKTLQDYRRLFFGENEITVRVPSLFKLLIKEVLNPFYIFQLFSVILWSAEDYYYYATAIVFMSVISIATSLYTIKKQYVMLHDMVATHSVVRVSVCRGNKEIEQAMSTDLVPGDVIIVPANGMVMPCDAVLIHGTCIVNESMLTGESVPVTKTSLPSSGEDAAWTYSTEEHKRHTLFCGTHVIQTRFYAGELVEAVVVRTGFSTEKGQLVRSILHPKPADFKLYRDAYLFLLCLVGVAGIGFIYTIVLSIMKKVPAKTIIIESLDIITITVPPALPAAMTAGIVYAQRRLKRVGIFCISPQRINMCGQLNLVCFDKTGTLTEDGLDLWGVQMVEDGSFSPPEADAAEDSLVNSAFVACMATCHSLTKIEGELSGDPLDLKMFSATGWILEEPTEEETTLHNPIMPTVVRPPKQSIPEANQNNPLTQNMELNQLPSCEIGIVRQFPFSSTLQRMSVVVRRLGEKHMDAYLKGAPEVVASLCKQHTVPQSFTETLETYTKQGFRVIALAHRQLESKLSWHKVQSLSRDLLETNLEFLGLIIMQNKIKEETASVLRELRQANIRTLMVTGDNMMTAISVARDCGMIRAHERVIIAEAAPPKDFQPASITWHYTENPVQTKDNQSVEMNLEDGVYARQEQSYHFAVTGRAFAVITEHFPQVLQKLALRATVFARMAPDQKTQLVEVLQSIDYTVGMCGDGANDCGALKRAHCGISLSELEASVASPFTSSTANISCVPNLIREGRAALITSFCVFKFMALYSIIQYLSVTLLYSILSNLGDFQFLFIDIAIILIIAFTMSLNPAWKELVWRRPPSSLISGPLLFSVLTQIITCLIFQVLAFLLVRQQSWYETWTPQSDACNASRSGLSHGLNVTSPHDHKNIKNYENTTLFYVSSFQYLAVAIVFSKGKPFRQPSYRNWPFMLSCIALYTFLLFIMLYPVRAIDNFLEIVCVPHDWRITLVIIVIVNAAVSFILEILIVDIVLRRLVFRSNQGLNLPTEPPSSDTPKEANQHWASSFLSWLFCQTNKPPRVLYMHLALELQDNTDWPPRPSTVTYASNPQSRLSAPL from the exons GACGAGTTCAGTCGATGGTTTCGAGCCAAAGTCCACGTGATGTTGGCTCCGGGGAGGGAACCCTTCGACAGCTTGGATCGGATGTCCACAGCTCCGCTGCCGAACGGAGCCGGAGACTACGGTATCAGCGCTGCGCACGACGAGCATCATGGGAAATATGAGGCGCCTGTTCAGGTGCCTCATATTGAAACG ATCCTCTACTTCACCCACCATAGCACCAAATACTACTGGAACGATATGATGCAGAACTTTGAGTTCTATAT AGGCTTGGAGGATGTGAAGGTGAGCTGCGCGAGCATCCACTCCGACCACAGCGCTGGCCTGTCTAAAACACTGCAGGACTACAG GAGGTTGTTCTTCGGGGAGAATGAGATTACTGTGAGAGTGCCGTCTCTGTTCAAGCTCCTCATCAAGGAG GTCTTAAATCCTTTCTACATCTTCCAGCTCTTCAGTGTGATACTGTGGAGCGCGGAGGACTACTACTATTACGCTACAGCCATAGTTTTCATGTCTGTGATTTCCATAGCTACCTCTCTGTACACCATTAAGAAG CAATATGTGATGCTGCATGACATGGTGGCAACACACAGCGTGGTCCGTGTTTCAGTGTGCAGAGGGAATAAAG AAATTGAACAGGCCATGTCAACAGATCTCGTCCCCGGTGATGTCATCATTGTCCCAGCCAATGGGATGGTCATGCCCTGCGATGCTGTGCTCATCCATGGGACCTGCATTGTAAATGAGAGCATGCTGACAG GGGAGAGCGTGCCTGTCACCAAGACGAGTCTGCCGAGTTCAGGCGAGGATGCGGCATGGACCTACAGCACGGAGGAGCACAAGAGACACACGCTGTTCTGCGGCACACACGTTATCCAGACGCGCTTCTACGCTGGAGAACTGGTGGAGGCTGTTGTGGTCAGAACCG GCTTCAGTACAGAGAAAGGCCAACTCGTCCGCTCCATCCTCCACCCAAAACCCGCAGACTTCAAGCTGTACCGCGATGCATACCTTTTCCTGTTGTGTCTGGTGGGGGTGGCGGGGATCGGCTTCATCTACACCATTGTCCTCAGTATCATGAAAAAG GTTCCTGCTAAAACCATCATCATTGAGTCCCTGgacatcatcaccatcaccgtTCCCCCGGCCTTACCGGCAGCCATGACGGCCGGTATTGTGTACGCACAGCGTCGTCTGAAGCGCGTTGGCATCTTCTGCATCAGTCCTCAGAGGATCAACATGTGTGGGCAGCTCAACCTGGTTTGCTTCGACAAG ACTGGTACTCTGACTGAAGATGGTTTGGACCTGTGGGGTGTGCAGATGGTTGAAGACGGCAG CTTTTCTCCCCCAGAGGCTGATGCAGCTGAAGACAGTCTGGTTAACTCTGCGTTTGTGGCCTGCATGGCTACCTGCCACTCACTGACCAAGATAGAGGGCGAGCTCTCCGGAGACCCCTTAGACCTGAAGATGTTCAGCGCCACAGGCTGG ATCCTAGAGGAGCCCACAGAGGAAGAGACTACACTCCACAATCCCATAATGCCCACAGTCGTGCGACCTCCAAAGCAATCCATCCCTGAAGCCAATCAGAACAATCCTCTCACTCAGAACATG GAGCTGAATCAGTTACCA TCCTGTGAGATCGGTATCGTGCGTCAGTTCCCGTTCTCCTCCACCCTGCAGAGGATGAGTGTGGTGGTACGGCGGCTGGGGGAGAAACACATGGATGCTTACCTGAAAGGAGCACCGGAGGTTGTGGCCAGCCTCTGCAAACAGCACACAG TTCCACAGAGCTTCACAGAGACTCTAGAGACGTACACCAAGCAGGGCTTCAGGGTCATTGCCCTGGCTCATCGACAGCTGGAGTCCAAACTCTCCTGGCACAAAGTGCAGAGCCTCAGCAG GGACCTGTTAGAAACCAACTTGGAGTTCCTCGGTTTGATCATCATGCAGAACAAAATAAAAGAGGAGACTGCCAGTGTTTTACGGGAATTACGCCAAGCTAACATCCGCACTTTGATGGTCACGG GTGACAACATGATGACGGCTATATCAGTGGCTCGGGACTGTGGCATGATCCGTGCTCATGAGAGGGTCATCATTGCAGAAGCTGCTCCTCCGAAGGATTTCCAGCCTGCTAGTATCACATGGCATTACACAGAAAACCCCGTACAGACCAAGGACAATCAG TCTGTGGAGATGAACCTGGAGGACGGGGTGTATGCACGGCAGGAACAGAGCTATCACTTTGCTGTGACCGGCAGAGCCTTCGCTGTCATCACCGAGCACTTCCCTCAGGTCCTGCAGAAG CTTGCGCTGAGAGCCACAGTGTTTGCCCGCATGGCTCCAGACCAGAAGACTCAGCTGGTGGAGGTCCTGCAGAGCATCGA CTACACTGTTGGGATGTGTGGTGATGGTGCGAATGACTGTGGA GCTTTGAAGAGAGCTCACTGTGGGATCTCTCTGTCTGAGCTGGAGGCTTCTGTTGCTTCCCCCTTCACCTCCTCCACCGCCAACATCTCCTGCGTCCCCAACCTCATCAG GGAGGGTCGAGCGGCCCTCATCACATCGTTCTGTGTGTTCAAGTTCATGGCTCTCTACAGCATCATCCAGTACCTCAGTGTCACACTGCTCTACTCG ATTCTCAGCAACTTGGGAGACTTCCAGTTCCTCTTCATTGACATCGccatcatcctcatcatcgCCTTCACCA TGAGTCTGAACCCAGCGTGGAAGGAGCTGGTGTGGCGGCGCCCCCCCTCCAGTCTGATCTCCGGCCCCCTGCTGTTCTCGGTGCTGACCCAGATCATCACCTGCCTGATCTTCCAGGTGCTGGCCTTCCTCTTGGTGCGACAGCAGAGCTGGTATGAGACGTGGACGCCTCAGTCGGA CGCCTGCAACGCCTCCCGCTCCGGCCTCTCCCACGGCCTGAACGTAACGAGCCCTCACGACCACAAAAACATCAAGAACTACGAGAACACCACCCTCTTCTACGTCTCCTCCTTCCAGTACCTGGCTGTGGCCATCGTCTTCTCCAAGGGGAAGCCCTTCAGGCAGCCCAGCTACAGGAACT GGCCGTTCATGCTGTCCTGCATCGCCCTGTATACTTttctcctcttcatcatgttGTATCCTGTTCGTGCCATCGACAACTTCCTGGAG ATCGTGTGTGTTCCCCACGACTGGCGCATTACACTCGTCATCATTGTCATCGTGAATGCGGCTGTGTCTTTCATTCTGGAG ATTTTGATCGTTGACATCGTCTTGCGGAGGCTAGTTTTCAGAAGCAATCAGGGGCTAAATCTGCCCACAGAGCccccctcttctgacacacCTAAG GAGGCCAACCAGCACTGGGCCTCGTCCTTCCTCTCCTGGTTGTTCTGTCAGACCAACAAGCCCCCCCGGGTGCTCTACATGCACCTGGCCCTGGAGCTGCAGGACAACACAGACTGGCCCCCCCGACCCTCCACTGTCACCTACGCCAGCAATCCACAATCCCGCCTCTCTGCCCCCCTCTGA
- the LOC117462263 gene encoding polyamine-transporting ATPase 13A3-like isoform X3: MKTKEPTIINQGLEDEMEVWGYRPCVWKMILVGVGTVCSGGLLLLLLYWLPEWGVKGTCTHTSLRDAHTLLLRTTDEFSRWFRAKVHVMLAPGREPFDSLDRMSTAPLPNGAGDYGISAAHDEHHGKYEAPVQVPHIETILYFTHHSTKYYWNDMMQNFEFYIGLEDVKVSCASIHSDHSAGLSKTLQDYRRLFFGENEITVRVPSLFKLLIKEVLNPFYIFQLFSVILWSAEDYYYYATAIVFMSVISIATSLYTIKKQYVMLHDMVATHSVVRVSVCRGNKEIEQAMSTDLVPGDVIIVPANGMVMPCDAVLIHGTCIVNESMLTGESVPVTKTSLPSSGEDAAWTYSTEEHKRHTLFCGTHVIQTRFYAGELVEAVVVRTGFSTEKGQLVRSILHPKPADFKLYRDAYLFLLCLVGVAGIGFIYTIVLSIMKKVPAKTIIIESLDIITITVPPALPAAMTAGIVYAQRRLKRVGIFCISPQRINMCGQLNLVCFDKTGTLTEDGLDLWGVQMVEDGSFSPPEADAAEDSLVNSAFVACMATCHSLTKIEGELSGDPLDLKMFSATGWILEEPTEEETTLHNPIMPTVVRPPKQSIPEANQNNPLTQNMSCEIGIVRQFPFSSTLQRMSVVVRRLGEKHMDAYLKGAPEVVASLCKQHTVPQSFTETLETYTKQGFRVIALAHRQLESKLSWHKVQSLSRDLLETNLEFLGLIIMQNKIKEETASVLRELRQANIRTLMVTGDNMMTAISVARDCGMIRAHERVIIAEAAPPKDFQPASITWHYTENPVQTKDNQSVEMNLEDGVYARQEQSYHFAVTGRAFAVITEHFPQVLQKLALRATVFARMAPDQKTQLVEVLQSIDYTVGMCGDGANDCGALKRAHCGISLSELEASVASPFTSSTANISCVPNLIREGRAALITSFCVFKFMALYSIIQYLSVTLLYSILSNLGDFQFLFIDIAIILIIAFTMSLNPAWKELVWRRPPSSLISGPLLFSVLTQIITCLIFQVLAFLLVRQQSWYETWTPQSDACNASRSGLSHGLNVTSPHDHKNIKNYENTTLFYVSSFQYLAVAIVFSKGKPFRQPSYRNWPFMLSCIALYTFLLFIMLYPVRAIDNFLEIVCVPHDWRITLVIIVIVNAAVSFILEILIVDIVLRRLVFRSNQGLNLPTEPPSSDTPKEANQHWASSFLSWLFCQTNKPPRVLYMHLALELQDNTDWPPRPSTVTYASNPQSRLSAPL; this comes from the exons GACGAGTTCAGTCGATGGTTTCGAGCCAAAGTCCACGTGATGTTGGCTCCGGGGAGGGAACCCTTCGACAGCTTGGATCGGATGTCCACAGCTCCGCTGCCGAACGGAGCCGGAGACTACGGTATCAGCGCTGCGCACGACGAGCATCATGGGAAATATGAGGCGCCTGTTCAGGTGCCTCATATTGAAACG ATCCTCTACTTCACCCACCATAGCACCAAATACTACTGGAACGATATGATGCAGAACTTTGAGTTCTATAT AGGCTTGGAGGATGTGAAGGTGAGCTGCGCGAGCATCCACTCCGACCACAGCGCTGGCCTGTCTAAAACACTGCAGGACTACAG GAGGTTGTTCTTCGGGGAGAATGAGATTACTGTGAGAGTGCCGTCTCTGTTCAAGCTCCTCATCAAGGAG GTCTTAAATCCTTTCTACATCTTCCAGCTCTTCAGTGTGATACTGTGGAGCGCGGAGGACTACTACTATTACGCTACAGCCATAGTTTTCATGTCTGTGATTTCCATAGCTACCTCTCTGTACACCATTAAGAAG CAATATGTGATGCTGCATGACATGGTGGCAACACACAGCGTGGTCCGTGTTTCAGTGTGCAGAGGGAATAAAG AAATTGAACAGGCCATGTCAACAGATCTCGTCCCCGGTGATGTCATCATTGTCCCAGCCAATGGGATGGTCATGCCCTGCGATGCTGTGCTCATCCATGGGACCTGCATTGTAAATGAGAGCATGCTGACAG GGGAGAGCGTGCCTGTCACCAAGACGAGTCTGCCGAGTTCAGGCGAGGATGCGGCATGGACCTACAGCACGGAGGAGCACAAGAGACACACGCTGTTCTGCGGCACACACGTTATCCAGACGCGCTTCTACGCTGGAGAACTGGTGGAGGCTGTTGTGGTCAGAACCG GCTTCAGTACAGAGAAAGGCCAACTCGTCCGCTCCATCCTCCACCCAAAACCCGCAGACTTCAAGCTGTACCGCGATGCATACCTTTTCCTGTTGTGTCTGGTGGGGGTGGCGGGGATCGGCTTCATCTACACCATTGTCCTCAGTATCATGAAAAAG GTTCCTGCTAAAACCATCATCATTGAGTCCCTGgacatcatcaccatcaccgtTCCCCCGGCCTTACCGGCAGCCATGACGGCCGGTATTGTGTACGCACAGCGTCGTCTGAAGCGCGTTGGCATCTTCTGCATCAGTCCTCAGAGGATCAACATGTGTGGGCAGCTCAACCTGGTTTGCTTCGACAAG ACTGGTACTCTGACTGAAGATGGTTTGGACCTGTGGGGTGTGCAGATGGTTGAAGACGGCAG CTTTTCTCCCCCAGAGGCTGATGCAGCTGAAGACAGTCTGGTTAACTCTGCGTTTGTGGCCTGCATGGCTACCTGCCACTCACTGACCAAGATAGAGGGCGAGCTCTCCGGAGACCCCTTAGACCTGAAGATGTTCAGCGCCACAGGCTGG ATCCTAGAGGAGCCCACAGAGGAAGAGACTACACTCCACAATCCCATAATGCCCACAGTCGTGCGACCTCCAAAGCAATCCATCCCTGAAGCCAATCAGAACAATCCTCTCACTCAGAACATG TCCTGTGAGATCGGTATCGTGCGTCAGTTCCCGTTCTCCTCCACCCTGCAGAGGATGAGTGTGGTGGTACGGCGGCTGGGGGAGAAACACATGGATGCTTACCTGAAAGGAGCACCGGAGGTTGTGGCCAGCCTCTGCAAACAGCACACAG TTCCACAGAGCTTCACAGAGACTCTAGAGACGTACACCAAGCAGGGCTTCAGGGTCATTGCCCTGGCTCATCGACAGCTGGAGTCCAAACTCTCCTGGCACAAAGTGCAGAGCCTCAGCAG GGACCTGTTAGAAACCAACTTGGAGTTCCTCGGTTTGATCATCATGCAGAACAAAATAAAAGAGGAGACTGCCAGTGTTTTACGGGAATTACGCCAAGCTAACATCCGCACTTTGATGGTCACGG GTGACAACATGATGACGGCTATATCAGTGGCTCGGGACTGTGGCATGATCCGTGCTCATGAGAGGGTCATCATTGCAGAAGCTGCTCCTCCGAAGGATTTCCAGCCTGCTAGTATCACATGGCATTACACAGAAAACCCCGTACAGACCAAGGACAATCAG TCTGTGGAGATGAACCTGGAGGACGGGGTGTATGCACGGCAGGAACAGAGCTATCACTTTGCTGTGACCGGCAGAGCCTTCGCTGTCATCACCGAGCACTTCCCTCAGGTCCTGCAGAAG CTTGCGCTGAGAGCCACAGTGTTTGCCCGCATGGCTCCAGACCAGAAGACTCAGCTGGTGGAGGTCCTGCAGAGCATCGA CTACACTGTTGGGATGTGTGGTGATGGTGCGAATGACTGTGGA GCTTTGAAGAGAGCTCACTGTGGGATCTCTCTGTCTGAGCTGGAGGCTTCTGTTGCTTCCCCCTTCACCTCCTCCACCGCCAACATCTCCTGCGTCCCCAACCTCATCAG GGAGGGTCGAGCGGCCCTCATCACATCGTTCTGTGTGTTCAAGTTCATGGCTCTCTACAGCATCATCCAGTACCTCAGTGTCACACTGCTCTACTCG ATTCTCAGCAACTTGGGAGACTTCCAGTTCCTCTTCATTGACATCGccatcatcctcatcatcgCCTTCACCA TGAGTCTGAACCCAGCGTGGAAGGAGCTGGTGTGGCGGCGCCCCCCCTCCAGTCTGATCTCCGGCCCCCTGCTGTTCTCGGTGCTGACCCAGATCATCACCTGCCTGATCTTCCAGGTGCTGGCCTTCCTCTTGGTGCGACAGCAGAGCTGGTATGAGACGTGGACGCCTCAGTCGGA CGCCTGCAACGCCTCCCGCTCCGGCCTCTCCCACGGCCTGAACGTAACGAGCCCTCACGACCACAAAAACATCAAGAACTACGAGAACACCACCCTCTTCTACGTCTCCTCCTTCCAGTACCTGGCTGTGGCCATCGTCTTCTCCAAGGGGAAGCCCTTCAGGCAGCCCAGCTACAGGAACT GGCCGTTCATGCTGTCCTGCATCGCCCTGTATACTTttctcctcttcatcatgttGTATCCTGTTCGTGCCATCGACAACTTCCTGGAG ATCGTGTGTGTTCCCCACGACTGGCGCATTACACTCGTCATCATTGTCATCGTGAATGCGGCTGTGTCTTTCATTCTGGAG ATTTTGATCGTTGACATCGTCTTGCGGAGGCTAGTTTTCAGAAGCAATCAGGGGCTAAATCTGCCCACAGAGCccccctcttctgacacacCTAAG GAGGCCAACCAGCACTGGGCCTCGTCCTTCCTCTCCTGGTTGTTCTGTCAGACCAACAAGCCCCCCCGGGTGCTCTACATGCACCTGGCCCTGGAGCTGCAGGACAACACAGACTGGCCCCCCCGACCCTCCACTGTCACCTACGCCAGCAATCCACAATCCCGCCTCTCTGCCCCCCTCTGA
- the LOC117462263 gene encoding polyamine-transporting ATPase 13A3-like isoform X4: MKTKEPTIINQGLEDEMEVWGYRPCVWKMILVGVGTVCSGGLLLLLLYWLPEWGVKGTCTHTSLRDAHTLLLRTTDEFSRWFRAKVHVMLAPGREPFDSLDRMSTAPLPNGAGDYGISAAHDEHHGKYEAPVQVPHIETILYFTHHSTKYYWNDMMQNFEFYIGLEDVKVSCASIHSDHSAGLSKTLQDYRRLFFGENEITVRVPSLFKLLIKEVLNPFYIFQLFSVILWSAEDYYYYATAIVFMSVISIATSLYTIKKQYVMLHDMVATHSVVRVSVCRGNKEIEQAMSTDLVPGDVIIVPANGMVMPCDAVLIHGTCIVNESMLTGESVPVTKTSLPSSGEDAAWTYSTEEHKRHTLFCGTHVIQTRFYAGELVEAVVVRTGFSTEKGQLVRSILHPKPADFKLYRDAYLFLLCLVGVAGIGFIYTIVLSIMKKVPAKTIIIESLDIITITVPPALPAAMTAGIVYAQRRLKRVGIFCISPQRINMCGQLNLVCFDKTGTLTEDGLDLWGVQMVEDGSFSPPEADAAEDSLVNSAFVACMATCHSLTKIEGELSGDPLDLKMFSATGWILEEPTEEETTLHNPIMPTVVRPPKQSIPEANQNNPLTQNMELNQLPSCEIGIVRQFPFSSTLQRMSVVVRRLGEKHMDAYLKGAPEVVASLCKQHTVPQSFTETLETYTKQGFRVIALAHRQLESKLSWHKVQSLSRDLLETNLEFLGLIIMQNKIKEETASVLRELRQANIRTLMVTGDNMMTAISVARDCGMIRAHERVIIAEAAPPKDFQPASITWHYTENPVQTKDNQSVEMNLEDGVYARQEQSYHFAVTGRAFAVITEHFPQVLQKLALRATVFARMAPDQKTQLVEVLQSIDYTVGMCGDGANDCGALKRAHCGISLSELEASVASPFTSSTANISCVPNLIREGRAALITSFCVFKFMALYSIIQYLSVTLLYSILSNLGDFQFLFIDIAIILIIAFTMSLNPAWKELVWRRPPSSLISGPLLFSVLTQIITCLIFQVLAFLLVRQQSWYETWTPQSDACNASRSGLSHGLNVTSPHDHKNIKNYENTTLFYVSSFQYLAVAIVFSKGKPFRQPSYRNWPFMLSCIALYTFLLFIMLYPVRAIDNFLEIVCVPHDWRITLVIIVIVNAAVSFILEEANQHWASSFLSWLFCQTNKPPRVLYMHLALELQDNTDWPPRPSTVTYASNPQSRLSAPL; encoded by the exons GACGAGTTCAGTCGATGGTTTCGAGCCAAAGTCCACGTGATGTTGGCTCCGGGGAGGGAACCCTTCGACAGCTTGGATCGGATGTCCACAGCTCCGCTGCCGAACGGAGCCGGAGACTACGGTATCAGCGCTGCGCACGACGAGCATCATGGGAAATATGAGGCGCCTGTTCAGGTGCCTCATATTGAAACG ATCCTCTACTTCACCCACCATAGCACCAAATACTACTGGAACGATATGATGCAGAACTTTGAGTTCTATAT AGGCTTGGAGGATGTGAAGGTGAGCTGCGCGAGCATCCACTCCGACCACAGCGCTGGCCTGTCTAAAACACTGCAGGACTACAG GAGGTTGTTCTTCGGGGAGAATGAGATTACTGTGAGAGTGCCGTCTCTGTTCAAGCTCCTCATCAAGGAG GTCTTAAATCCTTTCTACATCTTCCAGCTCTTCAGTGTGATACTGTGGAGCGCGGAGGACTACTACTATTACGCTACAGCCATAGTTTTCATGTCTGTGATTTCCATAGCTACCTCTCTGTACACCATTAAGAAG CAATATGTGATGCTGCATGACATGGTGGCAACACACAGCGTGGTCCGTGTTTCAGTGTGCAGAGGGAATAAAG AAATTGAACAGGCCATGTCAACAGATCTCGTCCCCGGTGATGTCATCATTGTCCCAGCCAATGGGATGGTCATGCCCTGCGATGCTGTGCTCATCCATGGGACCTGCATTGTAAATGAGAGCATGCTGACAG GGGAGAGCGTGCCTGTCACCAAGACGAGTCTGCCGAGTTCAGGCGAGGATGCGGCATGGACCTACAGCACGGAGGAGCACAAGAGACACACGCTGTTCTGCGGCACACACGTTATCCAGACGCGCTTCTACGCTGGAGAACTGGTGGAGGCTGTTGTGGTCAGAACCG GCTTCAGTACAGAGAAAGGCCAACTCGTCCGCTCCATCCTCCACCCAAAACCCGCAGACTTCAAGCTGTACCGCGATGCATACCTTTTCCTGTTGTGTCTGGTGGGGGTGGCGGGGATCGGCTTCATCTACACCATTGTCCTCAGTATCATGAAAAAG GTTCCTGCTAAAACCATCATCATTGAGTCCCTGgacatcatcaccatcaccgtTCCCCCGGCCTTACCGGCAGCCATGACGGCCGGTATTGTGTACGCACAGCGTCGTCTGAAGCGCGTTGGCATCTTCTGCATCAGTCCTCAGAGGATCAACATGTGTGGGCAGCTCAACCTGGTTTGCTTCGACAAG ACTGGTACTCTGACTGAAGATGGTTTGGACCTGTGGGGTGTGCAGATGGTTGAAGACGGCAG CTTTTCTCCCCCAGAGGCTGATGCAGCTGAAGACAGTCTGGTTAACTCTGCGTTTGTGGCCTGCATGGCTACCTGCCACTCACTGACCAAGATAGAGGGCGAGCTCTCCGGAGACCCCTTAGACCTGAAGATGTTCAGCGCCACAGGCTGG ATCCTAGAGGAGCCCACAGAGGAAGAGACTACACTCCACAATCCCATAATGCCCACAGTCGTGCGACCTCCAAAGCAATCCATCCCTGAAGCCAATCAGAACAATCCTCTCACTCAGAACATG GAGCTGAATCAGTTACCA TCCTGTGAGATCGGTATCGTGCGTCAGTTCCCGTTCTCCTCCACCCTGCAGAGGATGAGTGTGGTGGTACGGCGGCTGGGGGAGAAACACATGGATGCTTACCTGAAAGGAGCACCGGAGGTTGTGGCCAGCCTCTGCAAACAGCACACAG TTCCACAGAGCTTCACAGAGACTCTAGAGACGTACACCAAGCAGGGCTTCAGGGTCATTGCCCTGGCTCATCGACAGCTGGAGTCCAAACTCTCCTGGCACAAAGTGCAGAGCCTCAGCAG GGACCTGTTAGAAACCAACTTGGAGTTCCTCGGTTTGATCATCATGCAGAACAAAATAAAAGAGGAGACTGCCAGTGTTTTACGGGAATTACGCCAAGCTAACATCCGCACTTTGATGGTCACGG GTGACAACATGATGACGGCTATATCAGTGGCTCGGGACTGTGGCATGATCCGTGCTCATGAGAGGGTCATCATTGCAGAAGCTGCTCCTCCGAAGGATTTCCAGCCTGCTAGTATCACATGGCATTACACAGAAAACCCCGTACAGACCAAGGACAATCAG TCTGTGGAGATGAACCTGGAGGACGGGGTGTATGCACGGCAGGAACAGAGCTATCACTTTGCTGTGACCGGCAGAGCCTTCGCTGTCATCACCGAGCACTTCCCTCAGGTCCTGCAGAAG CTTGCGCTGAGAGCCACAGTGTTTGCCCGCATGGCTCCAGACCAGAAGACTCAGCTGGTGGAGGTCCTGCAGAGCATCGA CTACACTGTTGGGATGTGTGGTGATGGTGCGAATGACTGTGGA GCTTTGAAGAGAGCTCACTGTGGGATCTCTCTGTCTGAGCTGGAGGCTTCTGTTGCTTCCCCCTTCACCTCCTCCACCGCCAACATCTCCTGCGTCCCCAACCTCATCAG GGAGGGTCGAGCGGCCCTCATCACATCGTTCTGTGTGTTCAAGTTCATGGCTCTCTACAGCATCATCCAGTACCTCAGTGTCACACTGCTCTACTCG ATTCTCAGCAACTTGGGAGACTTCCAGTTCCTCTTCATTGACATCGccatcatcctcatcatcgCCTTCACCA TGAGTCTGAACCCAGCGTGGAAGGAGCTGGTGTGGCGGCGCCCCCCCTCCAGTCTGATCTCCGGCCCCCTGCTGTTCTCGGTGCTGACCCAGATCATCACCTGCCTGATCTTCCAGGTGCTGGCCTTCCTCTTGGTGCGACAGCAGAGCTGGTATGAGACGTGGACGCCTCAGTCGGA CGCCTGCAACGCCTCCCGCTCCGGCCTCTCCCACGGCCTGAACGTAACGAGCCCTCACGACCACAAAAACATCAAGAACTACGAGAACACCACCCTCTTCTACGTCTCCTCCTTCCAGTACCTGGCTGTGGCCATCGTCTTCTCCAAGGGGAAGCCCTTCAGGCAGCCCAGCTACAGGAACT GGCCGTTCATGCTGTCCTGCATCGCCCTGTATACTTttctcctcttcatcatgttGTATCCTGTTCGTGCCATCGACAACTTCCTGGAG ATCGTGTGTGTTCCCCACGACTGGCGCATTACACTCGTCATCATTGTCATCGTGAATGCGGCTGTGTCTTTCATTCTGGAG GAGGCCAACCAGCACTGGGCCTCGTCCTTCCTCTCCTGGTTGTTCTGTCAGACCAACAAGCCCCCCCGGGTGCTCTACATGCACCTGGCCCTGGAGCTGCAGGACAACACAGACTGGCCCCCCCGACCCTCCACTGTCACCTACGCCAGCAATCCACAATCCCGCCTCTCTGCCCCCCTCTGA